The following are from one region of the Alicyclobacillus fastidiosus genome:
- a CDS encoding galactokinase — protein MHDTEALQAKFFWFSPGDMTDVRQFFAPGRVNLIGEHIDYNGGHVFPAALTRGVSLWVRPRADGVVRFFSVDFPETIEARVDELEFRPSDGYANYTKGVIKAVQEEAGTLFCGGDFFYMSNLANGAGLSSSAAVEVVTAAAVRALMAYPLDNARIAVLSQRAENDFVGVNCGIMDQFAVAMGKAGHAIFLDCQTLAYEWVPVTLGDYALVITNTNERRGLADSKYNERRSECEAALRRIQEILPDIQNLTQISIDRWDDVETHLASEPNLLRRARHVVFEEHRTNEAVRVLKAGRLAAFGQLMNDSHVSLRDDYEVTGPALDALAEAAWSFSGCLGSRMTGAGFGGCTVSLVRRAAIPEFEEHVRVAYADKTGLQPSFYVSEIGDGVHEQQKEGLEV, from the coding sequence ATGCATGACACAGAGGCGCTTCAGGCGAAGTTTTTCTGGTTTTCTCCGGGTGACATGACTGACGTTCGGCAATTTTTCGCCCCTGGGCGAGTGAATTTGATTGGGGAACATATCGACTACAACGGAGGTCATGTGTTTCCCGCAGCGCTCACGCGCGGTGTGAGCCTGTGGGTACGCCCGCGAGCGGACGGTGTCGTCCGGTTTTTTTCCGTCGACTTCCCGGAGACGATTGAAGCGCGCGTCGACGAGCTCGAGTTTCGCCCGTCAGATGGCTATGCCAACTACACCAAAGGCGTCATCAAGGCCGTGCAAGAAGAGGCTGGTACACTATTTTGCGGTGGAGATTTCTTCTACATGAGCAACCTCGCGAATGGGGCGGGATTGTCCAGTTCGGCTGCGGTTGAAGTGGTGACCGCGGCGGCTGTCCGCGCGTTGATGGCTTATCCACTGGACAATGCGCGGATCGCCGTGCTTTCGCAGCGGGCGGAAAACGATTTCGTCGGCGTGAACTGCGGGATTATGGATCAGTTCGCCGTAGCGATGGGGAAAGCGGGTCATGCTATCTTCCTCGATTGCCAAACACTCGCCTATGAGTGGGTACCTGTGACGTTAGGCGATTATGCACTGGTGATCACGAATACAAACGAGCGGCGGGGACTCGCCGATTCCAAGTACAACGAGCGACGTTCGGAGTGCGAGGCCGCTTTGCGTCGGATTCAAGAAATCTTGCCAGATATTCAGAATCTCACACAGATTTCGATCGATCGGTGGGACGACGTCGAAACACATCTCGCGAGTGAACCTAATCTGCTTCGCCGTGCTCGGCACGTCGTCTTCGAGGAACATCGTACAAACGAGGCAGTTCGCGTCCTGAAGGCTGGGCGCCTGGCGGCGTTTGGCCAACTGATGAACGATTCGCACGTATCCTTGCGGGACGATTACGAAGTGACCGGGCCTGCGCTCGACGCACTCGCGGAGGCCGCATGGTCATTTTCCGGGTGCCTTGGGTCGCGTATGACGGGGGCTGGCTTCGGCGGTTGTACGGTCAGTCTGGTTCGGCGCGCCGCCATCCCGGAATTTGAGGAGCACGTTCGCGTCGCCTATGCGGACAAGACGGGTCTTCAACCAAGCTTCTACGTAAGTGAAATTGGCGACGGAGTTCACGAGCAGCAAAAGGAGGGGTTGGAAGTATGA
- a CDS encoding DeoR/GlpR family DNA-binding transcription regulator produces MYPHERRQALMTLLSKHGFVSYHDLAAQLGVSEVTVRRDLRALSSEGLVETVVGGGQVKGSASEVSFLTKRVMESKEKERIAQCAQQLIEPGMTIGLTAGTTTWTLAQGLRGFRELTFVTNSTNVAIALKSNGYDDIHLTGGHFRTPSDALVGPMAESVASQFHTDVLFMGVHGVHLDYGLSTPNVQEAAVNRAMMKRSGRIVLLFDHSKWGIEALARIATFDEVDDVITDVETSETQVLRTLGISVHIAAE; encoded by the coding sequence ATGTATCCACACGAACGGCGACAGGCGTTAATGACGCTTTTATCCAAACACGGCTTCGTCTCCTATCACGATCTCGCCGCACAACTAGGCGTCTCGGAAGTGACGGTTCGGCGGGACTTGCGGGCGCTCAGTTCCGAAGGATTGGTGGAGACCGTCGTTGGCGGAGGTCAGGTGAAGGGCAGCGCTAGCGAAGTCAGCTTTCTGACAAAACGTGTGATGGAGTCGAAAGAGAAGGAGCGCATCGCGCAATGCGCGCAGCAGTTGATCGAGCCGGGTATGACCATCGGGCTCACTGCGGGCACGACGACTTGGACCTTGGCACAGGGCTTGCGCGGGTTCAGGGAGTTGACATTCGTCACGAACTCGACGAATGTGGCCATCGCATTGAAGTCGAACGGATACGACGACATCCATTTGACTGGTGGGCACTTTCGCACGCCGTCCGACGCCCTCGTTGGGCCCATGGCGGAGTCCGTGGCCAGCCAGTTTCATACGGACGTGTTGTTTATGGGTGTCCATGGGGTTCATTTGGACTACGGGCTGTCCACGCCAAATGTGCAAGAGGCGGCCGTGAATCGCGCCATGATGAAGCGCAGCGGGCGGATCGTGCTGCTTTTTGACCACTCGAAATGGGGCATCGAGGCCCTGGCGCGCATCGCCACATTCGACGAGGTAGACGACGTGATCACGGACGTGGAGACCAGTGAGACGCAGGTGTTGCGAACACTCGGGATCTCCGTCCACATCGCGGCGGAGTGA
- the ptsP gene encoding phosphoenolpyruvate--protein phosphotransferase, translated as MKTYQGVAVSEGIGLGPCFVLAAEEFVIEASTADDAAAELQRTETAKARVAEQLQHQLEQFGDDPQAEIMQAHLTMLNDPQLASGIQTSIEENHESAEYAVSHNLLSYAEMLESLPDEYLRERAQDLRDLRLQWLGALLGKSGLLDVPAGAIICANELLPSQFLQVRSTGIQGIVTEQGGTTSHVSILARNFGIPMVTGVKQSSFEGVQFVAINGQDGQVIADPDENTKQALEQSREQFESMMRDAHENRYLEAVTKSGQVIEVAANIGGPDDVEAALENGADGIGLFRTEFLFMDRSTAPTEDEQYDVYMRVAEGMQGKRVVIRTLDAGADKKVSYLHFDDEENPFLGVRGLRYTLKHTELFQTQLRAVLRAAAHGRISLMFPMVTNVADVEAAIRAVDEARAALTAEGKPFGDLELGAMIEVPAAALITDLLAEKLDFVSVGTNDLIQYTTASDRMNPEVTQWYEPSHPGLWRLLEQVAKGAHQHGAWVGMCGELAGTLEFVPRLVELGFDELSMSPKRIGLVKTAIRKL; from the coding sequence ATGAAAACGTATCAAGGTGTAGCGGTATCCGAGGGAATTGGCCTTGGACCTTGTTTTGTTTTGGCTGCCGAGGAATTTGTCATCGAAGCTTCGACAGCGGATGACGCCGCTGCGGAACTGCAGCGCACGGAAACGGCTAAGGCGCGTGTAGCCGAACAGTTGCAACACCAATTGGAACAATTCGGGGATGATCCACAAGCGGAGATCATGCAGGCTCACCTAACGATGCTCAACGATCCACAGTTGGCCTCTGGCATTCAAACGTCGATCGAAGAGAACCACGAGAGTGCCGAGTATGCGGTCAGTCACAACTTGTTGTCCTATGCGGAAATGCTCGAATCGCTGCCGGATGAATACTTGCGCGAACGAGCACAGGACCTCCGCGACCTGAGGTTGCAGTGGTTGGGTGCATTGCTTGGCAAGAGCGGGCTGTTAGACGTGCCAGCAGGTGCGATCATCTGTGCGAACGAATTGTTGCCAAGTCAATTTCTTCAGGTACGGTCCACTGGAATCCAGGGCATCGTCACCGAGCAAGGCGGCACGACGAGCCACGTCTCGATTCTGGCTCGCAACTTCGGGATCCCGATGGTGACCGGTGTAAAGCAAAGTTCTTTCGAAGGCGTGCAGTTTGTCGCCATCAACGGTCAGGATGGCCAAGTCATCGCCGATCCGGACGAGAACACGAAACAGGCCCTCGAACAGTCGCGCGAACAATTCGAGTCGATGATGCGCGACGCGCACGAAAATCGTTACCTCGAAGCCGTGACCAAGAGCGGACAAGTGATTGAGGTGGCTGCCAACATCGGAGGCCCGGACGACGTCGAGGCTGCACTTGAAAACGGCGCGGACGGAATCGGGTTGTTCCGCACGGAATTCCTGTTTATGGACAGGTCTACCGCTCCGACAGAGGACGAGCAGTATGACGTCTACATGCGCGTGGCGGAAGGGATGCAGGGCAAGCGCGTCGTCATTCGCACCTTGGATGCAGGAGCCGATAAGAAAGTTTCGTACCTGCACTTCGACGACGAGGAAAACCCGTTCCTCGGCGTTCGCGGGCTGCGCTATACGCTCAAGCACACAGAACTGTTCCAAACGCAGTTGAGGGCGGTACTTCGAGCGGCCGCGCACGGTCGAATCTCGCTCATGTTCCCGATGGTCACAAACGTGGCTGACGTCGAGGCTGCCATTCGTGCAGTGGATGAAGCGCGTGCGGCACTCACCGCAGAGGGCAAGCCGTTTGGGGATCTCGAACTCGGCGCCATGATCGAAGTGCCAGCCGCGGCGCTTATTACCGACCTTTTAGCCGAGAAATTGGACTTCGTCAGCGTGGGGACGAACGATTTGATTCAATACACCACCGCGTCGGATCGAATGAACCCGGAAGTGACGCAGTGGTACGAACCGAGTCACCCAGGGCTGTGGCGCCTGCTCGAACAGGTCGCAAAGGGTGCCCACCAGCACGGTGCCTGGGTCGGTATGTGCGGTGAGCTAGCGGGTACGCTCGAATTCGTCCCTCGGCTCGTGGAACTGGGATTCGATGAACTCAGCATGTCGCCAAAGCGCATCGGGCTGGTCAAGACGGCCATCCGCAAACTGTAA
- the bshB2 gene encoding bacillithiol biosynthesis deacetylase BshB2 codes for MQKERHVLLVYPHPDDESFGKAGSVALYTKAGTPVTLICGTLGELGRNMGKPTFANRESLPAIRKKELEEACAALGIEDLRLLGLRDKTVEFEDPEWVADKIEAIIREVKPSVLVTYYPKHGVHPDHDALSHAAVIAVKRLPKEERPVIYGSAVTHNARDVIGPPDITFDVTDVLDTKLAAMRAHKSQYESMFSRMEEEMAKSPEAREQIEANLRTEYFWIYPVAD; via the coding sequence ATGCAAAAAGAACGCCACGTACTACTCGTCTATCCCCACCCGGATGACGAATCGTTTGGCAAAGCCGGTTCCGTTGCACTCTACACCAAGGCGGGAACGCCAGTAACGCTCATCTGCGGGACGCTCGGCGAACTGGGGCGCAACATGGGGAAGCCGACGTTCGCCAACCGCGAGTCGCTGCCTGCCATCCGCAAAAAGGAACTTGAGGAGGCGTGTGCCGCGCTAGGCATTGAAGACCTTCGCCTCCTGGGTCTGCGCGACAAGACCGTCGAGTTTGAAGATCCAGAATGGGTGGCCGACAAAATCGAGGCCATCATTCGCGAGGTCAAGCCGTCTGTCCTGGTGACCTATTATCCGAAACACGGTGTACATCCGGATCACGATGCGCTATCGCACGCGGCCGTCATCGCGGTCAAGCGCCTTCCGAAGGAGGAGCGGCCGGTTATCTACGGGTCCGCAGTGACGCATAACGCACGCGACGTCATTGGACCACCAGATATCACGTTCGACGTTACGGACGTATTGGATACGAAGTTGGCCGCCATGCGCGCCCATAAGTCTCAGTACGAAAGTATGTTCTCGCGAATGGAAGAAGAGATGGCGAAAAGTCCTGAAGCGCGGGAGCAGATTGAAGCCAATTTGCGCACGGAATACTTTTGGATATACCCCGTTGCCGATTAA
- the galT gene encoding galactose-1-phosphate uridylyltransferase, which translates to MAELRFNPLLRDWTMVASNRQNRPNMPKGNCPFCPGSGKVPDHYEVLKYDNDFPALSPTPPEPDDVATELYSVAPARGKCEVILYSPEHNTTLPQLSVGHIRKLVDLWTERFIALSADEQHQYVFIFENRGPEVGVTMPHPHGQIYAYPYIPQKIRVELDSCKAHHEETGHCLMCDINAEEARVGQRMLYETEHFTSYLPFFTDYPYGAFIASKGHRASITEFSDREKDDLALMLKRVTAGMDHLFSRPFPYMMCIHQSPVRGEDTSSYYHFHIEFYPPLRAPDKLKYLASSESGAWAPCNPLAVEETAVALRQAILDAEREMRKDA; encoded by the coding sequence ATGGCAGAATTGCGATTTAATCCGCTGCTGCGAGACTGGACGATGGTCGCTTCCAATCGACAAAATCGCCCGAATATGCCAAAGGGCAACTGTCCGTTTTGCCCTGGCTCAGGTAAGGTGCCAGACCACTATGAGGTATTGAAGTACGACAACGACTTTCCAGCGTTGTCCCCGACGCCGCCAGAGCCTGATGACGTGGCGACGGAGTTGTATTCCGTCGCGCCCGCGCGTGGCAAGTGCGAAGTCATTCTGTATTCCCCCGAACACAATACGACGTTGCCGCAGTTGTCCGTTGGACATATTCGCAAACTCGTCGACCTCTGGACGGAGAGGTTTATCGCCCTAAGCGCCGACGAACAGCATCAGTACGTATTTATTTTTGAAAATCGCGGACCGGAAGTCGGGGTGACGATGCCGCATCCGCATGGACAAATTTACGCGTATCCTTACATTCCGCAAAAGATCCGAGTGGAACTCGATTCCTGTAAGGCACACCACGAGGAGACGGGACATTGCCTGATGTGTGACATCAACGCCGAAGAGGCGCGCGTCGGCCAGCGGATGTTGTACGAAACGGAGCACTTCACGAGCTATCTCCCGTTCTTTACCGACTATCCATACGGGGCATTTATTGCCTCGAAAGGACATCGCGCGTCGATCACAGAATTTAGTGACCGTGAAAAGGACGATCTGGCGCTCATGCTCAAACGTGTGACGGCCGGAATGGATCACCTCTTTTCACGTCCGTTTCCCTATATGATGTGCATTCACCAGAGTCCAGTACGCGGTGAGGACACCTCGTCGTACTATCACTTCCACATCGAGTTTTACCCGCCGCTGCGCGCTCCCGACAAACTGAAGTACCTGGCGTCGTCGGAGTCTGGAGCGTGGGCGCCGTGCAATCCGCTGGCGGTGGAAGAGACAGCGGTCGCCTTGAGGCAAGCTATTTTGGACGCAGAAAGGGAGATGCGTAAGGATGCATGA
- a CDS encoding staygreen family protein produces MIERKSPKFRPHKVHTVFLEGSNPSEPIVGRHYTLTHSDRTGDLYLSIGLIYNEVQIERPYIRFMRDEVRAVWVSGSAKDADSTSGTTSEESSAHSNVYTNGSSESDSTTTVPPFVTHVYVHVSGGRVYGRAKQRNQSFQKDLPRALRAIRHGDAYLFTAHPELDNAPIVVHFQSDVEKYQRVEEWGSWKDYTIPFLRNR; encoded by the coding sequence ATGATAGAGCGGAAATCTCCGAAGTTTCGCCCGCATAAAGTGCACACCGTCTTTCTTGAGGGGAGCAATCCTTCCGAGCCCATCGTGGGGCGCCACTATACGCTCACGCATTCGGATAGGACGGGGGACCTGTATCTCAGCATTGGTCTAATATATAACGAAGTGCAGATCGAACGCCCCTACATTCGCTTTATGAGAGATGAGGTCCGGGCGGTTTGGGTCTCGGGTAGTGCCAAAGATGCCGACTCGACAAGTGGCACGACGAGCGAGGAATCCAGTGCTCATTCCAACGTGTACACAAACGGGTCGAGCGAATCGGATTCGACAACCACTGTCCCTCCGTTTGTCACCCACGTGTACGTGCACGTCAGTGGAGGACGCGTGTACGGTCGTGCCAAACAACGCAACCAGTCGTTCCAAAAGGATCTGCCGCGGGCGTTGCGCGCCATTCGACACGGGGATGCCTACTTGTTCACAGCGCACCCGGAACTCGACAACGCCCCAATTGTCGTGCACTTCCAGTCGGACGTGGAGAAGTATCAGCGAGTTGAGGAATGGGGGAGTTGGAAGGACTATACCATCCCGTTCCTGCGCAACCGCTGA
- a CDS encoding rod shape-determining protein has translation MSMVIDFGTSRLRISTAQSPDFISEASVVARREEGPIVTGDEALRMVGRTPKSVEIVWPVVAGAVRESEAAVTLLQRMVSQHFPRGLGLRMPITMALPANLTSVERRGLEEVAHQAGAKQVRFIDSLVAAAIGAGLAVDTPQGALVVDLGAGTTEVGLLSMRGVVSSQRLPRGMSEIDEEVVETIRRDYGFLVGLHAVQQVKHQLADDETETFVLVGRNLATGLPGKVEVKRQAFEAPLAAYYTQIVDLIRTTIESCPPELVGDIMDKGVVLVGGGANSVVIQKALQSRIEVPISAADDPDHAVIRGLKQLSKQQGGAHGLKERARSLLRTS, from the coding sequence ATGAGCATGGTCATAGATTTTGGGACGAGCAGGTTGCGGATTTCTACGGCACAGTCTCCGGATTTTATCTCGGAAGCAAGTGTGGTCGCCCGCCGAGAGGAAGGGCCGATTGTCACTGGCGATGAAGCTTTGCGGATGGTGGGGCGGACGCCGAAGTCGGTCGAGATCGTCTGGCCGGTGGTCGCAGGCGCGGTGCGGGAATCGGAAGCGGCAGTCACCCTGTTGCAGAGAATGGTGTCACAGCACTTTCCACGCGGACTGGGCCTACGGATGCCCATTACGATGGCGCTGCCGGCCAATTTGACGTCTGTCGAACGGCGTGGGCTCGAGGAGGTCGCGCATCAGGCAGGTGCTAAACAGGTGCGGTTCATCGATTCGCTGGTCGCAGCGGCGATTGGTGCCGGACTTGCGGTGGATACGCCGCAAGGTGCACTGGTGGTCGATCTCGGCGCAGGCACCACGGAAGTCGGCCTCCTGTCGATGCGGGGCGTCGTCTCGTCGCAGCGCCTGCCCCGCGGCATGTCGGAGATTGACGAAGAAGTTGTGGAAACCATTCGCCGCGACTACGGATTCTTAGTTGGGCTGCATGCAGTGCAGCAGGTGAAACATCAGTTGGCTGACGACGAAACTGAAACGTTTGTACTCGTCGGGCGCAACTTGGCGACCGGTCTGCCTGGCAAGGTCGAGGTCAAGCGGCAGGCGTTTGAAGCTCCCTTGGCCGCATACTACACCCAAATTGTCGATCTCATCCGGACCACCATCGAATCTTGTCCACCGGAATTGGTTGGCGACATTATGGACAAGGGTGTCGTGCTCGTGGGCGGCGGAGCCAATAGCGTTGTCATCCAAAAAGCCTTGCAATCGCGCATTGAAGTGCCCATCTCGGCGGCCGATGACCCGGACCACGCCGTGATCCGCGGACTGAAGCAACTGAGCAAGCAGCAGGGCGGGGCACATGGGCTGAAGGAAAGGGCTCGCTCACTCCTGCGCACCAGCTGA
- the galE gene encoding UDP-glucose 4-epimerase GalE: MSVLVTGGAGYIGSHTVAELRGAGEDVVVVDNLTTGHRKAVLDELQVPFYPCDIRDKEQVVEILQKHAVDAVVHFAANSLVGESVENPLKYYDNNVAGTEKLLEAMVEAGVLSIVFSSTAAVYGLPERMPIREDDAKEPLNPYGDTKLAIERMFRFAHDAYGLSSASLRYFNAAGAHRTLPIGEDHRPESHLIPIVLQVALGQRSAISVYGDDYETDDGTCIRDYIHVCDLASAHRLAVHYLRSHESGVHAFNLGNGNGFSVREVIDVARKVTGHPIPEVVAPRRAGDPPQLVADASRARAVLGWQPALPALEDIVADAWNWHREHPRGYED, from the coding sequence ATGAGTGTGTTGGTAACAGGTGGTGCTGGCTATATCGGCAGTCATACGGTGGCGGAACTTCGCGGTGCGGGGGAGGACGTCGTCGTCGTCGACAACCTGACCACAGGTCATCGCAAGGCTGTGCTGGACGAACTTCAAGTGCCGTTTTATCCGTGTGATATTCGAGATAAAGAGCAAGTCGTCGAGATCTTGCAGAAGCACGCAGTGGACGCGGTGGTGCACTTTGCTGCCAACTCCCTCGTCGGCGAGAGCGTGGAAAATCCCCTGAAATACTACGACAACAACGTGGCAGGGACGGAAAAGCTGTTGGAGGCGATGGTCGAAGCGGGGGTGTTATCGATTGTGTTTTCGTCGACTGCTGCCGTTTATGGTCTGCCCGAGCGGATGCCGATTCGCGAGGACGACGCCAAAGAGCCGCTCAATCCTTACGGTGATACCAAACTCGCCATCGAGCGCATGTTTCGATTCGCGCACGATGCATACGGGTTGTCGTCTGCCTCGCTGCGCTACTTCAATGCAGCAGGTGCGCACCGTACGCTCCCCATCGGCGAGGACCACCGGCCCGAAAGCCACCTCATCCCGATTGTGCTCCAGGTGGCACTTGGACAGAGAAGTGCTATTTCGGTGTACGGCGATGATTACGAAACGGATGACGGGACGTGTATTCGCGATTATATCCACGTCTGCGATCTCGCCAGCGCACACCGCCTAGCCGTACATTATCTGCGTTCCCACGAGAGCGGGGTGCACGCATTCAATTTGGGCAACGGCAACGGCTTTTCCGTGCGCGAAGTGATCGATGTCGCGCGAAAGGTGACAGGGCACCCCATTCCCGAGGTCGTGGCGCCGCGACGTGCGGGAGATCCGCCACAACTCGTCGCCGACGCCTCGCGCGCTAGAGCGGTGCTTGGGTGGCAACCCGCGTTGCCTGCGCTCGAGGATATCGTGGCAGACGCATGGAACTGGCATCGAGAACATCCTCGTGGTTACGAGGACTAA
- a CDS encoding M24 family metallopeptidase: MERQLALCRELMNATGLDALLLRTRSNFAWMTDGRDNHIEIELATGVADIVVFQDRVVVVTAEIEARRIAEEEIRDLPVELVSTSWTEGVDPTLESLLRGRRVGADVPFPGATLVGPMLTRLRRRLGLVQMEQYKGLCLDAAQVIEEVAKNLEPGQTEFSIGGQLMQGIADRGCTPHVVLVATDERIFRYRHPIPTEKRLDKYAMLVLCARRHGLIANVTRFVHFGELPDELRENKEKCAYIDVRMNEATRPGNKISDVFQTAISAYAEVGYPDDWRLLHQGGPTGYASREFLATQETHDVIQTNEAYAWNPAVRGIKSEDTVLVGEDGNTFLTQTGTWPYISVEYAGKTVLRPDILVR; the protein is encoded by the coding sequence TTGGAAAGGCAGCTTGCGCTATGTCGTGAATTGATGAACGCCACAGGGCTCGATGCTCTGTTGTTGCGGACGAGATCGAACTTCGCATGGATGACAGACGGACGGGATAATCACATCGAGATCGAATTGGCGACGGGCGTGGCAGATATCGTCGTGTTTCAAGATAGAGTCGTCGTCGTGACGGCCGAGATTGAGGCGAGGCGAATTGCAGAGGAGGAGATCCGCGACTTGCCTGTTGAACTCGTGTCGACCAGTTGGACAGAAGGGGTCGATCCGACGCTGGAGTCGCTTTTGCGCGGTCGTCGCGTAGGGGCCGATGTCCCGTTTCCGGGGGCGACGTTGGTGGGGCCGATGCTCACGCGATTGCGCCGCCGACTCGGCCTGGTGCAAATGGAACAGTACAAAGGTCTGTGTCTTGATGCAGCACAAGTGATTGAGGAAGTGGCGAAGAACCTCGAGCCGGGGCAAACGGAGTTTTCCATCGGTGGGCAGTTGATGCAGGGAATCGCAGATCGGGGCTGCACGCCGCACGTTGTGCTCGTTGCCACGGACGAGCGGATTTTTCGCTACCGCCATCCCATCCCGACTGAAAAGCGGCTGGACAAGTACGCCATGTTGGTGTTGTGCGCACGCCGCCACGGGTTGATTGCGAATGTGACGCGCTTTGTTCACTTTGGCGAACTTCCGGACGAATTGCGGGAGAACAAGGAGAAGTGTGCATACATCGACGTTCGCATGAATGAGGCGACGCGGCCAGGCAACAAGATTTCCGACGTCTTCCAGACGGCTATCTCCGCCTATGCAGAAGTCGGCTATCCGGACGACTGGCGACTGTTGCACCAAGGTGGTCCGACAGGGTACGCCTCCCGGGAATTCCTGGCCACGCAGGAGACCCACGACGTGATTCAGACGAACGAAGCATATGCTTGGAATCCGGCCGTTCGGGGCATCAAATCGGAGGACACAGTATTGGTAGGCGAAGACGGAAACACATTTTTGACGCAGACCGGTACGTGGCCGTATATCAGCGTGGAGTACGCAGGCAAGACAGTTCTCAGGCCGGATATCCTCGTTCGTTAA
- a CDS encoding low molecular weight phosphotyrosine protein phosphatase, with amino-acid sequence MVRVLFICLGNICRSPMAHAVFRDMVEKRGLSDQILVESAGIGNWHAGEPPHRGTRSILDENGISYTGIHSRQVTRDELPSFDYVVAMDSENMKGLKRLGLASSNRVFRLLDILPQSVEKDVPDPYYDGRFDVVYDLVQKGCTELLRRIEIDLAGSGNT; translated from the coding sequence ATGGTACGCGTTTTGTTTATCTGTTTGGGCAACATCTGTCGATCCCCGATGGCACATGCCGTGTTTCGAGACATGGTTGAGAAGCGGGGCCTATCGGATCAGATCCTGGTCGAGTCGGCTGGCATCGGCAACTGGCACGCCGGTGAACCTCCTCATCGGGGAACGCGGTCGATTTTAGACGAAAACGGAATTTCTTACACCGGCATCCACAGCCGACAGGTTACGCGCGACGAGTTGCCGAGCTTCGATTACGTAGTCGCGATGGATTCGGAGAACATGAAGGGGCTCAAGCGACTTGGTCTCGCCTCGTCGAATCGTGTTTTTCGCCTGCTCGACATCCTGCCGCAGTCCGTCGAAAAAGATGTGCCGGATCCATATTACGACGGGCGGTTTGACGTGGTGTACGACCTCGTGCAGAAGGGGTGTACAGAGCTGCTGCGCCGGATTGAAATCGACTTGGCTGGGTCCGGAAATACCTGA